The following nucleotide sequence is from Vespa crabro unplaced genomic scaffold, iyVesCrab1.2, whole genome shotgun sequence.
atgatttttcatgtattatctaattataatatagttataataagttactattatttgtgtaaaaaatttaatttttattttaccatcatcatcatcaccatcgccctcatttttttttttctttttttctaggaAGTTGATTTTGGCAATACCGTAAAAGCATTGGATTTAACAGAACATGCGATGAGATTCGTAGGAACATGGCCGCCAAAAAGTTTTCAgccgatttttcttttctttcttatttatctaaCAGTTCATTGTACTTCAGCTATCATCGATATTGCAGTTAACATAAGCGATATGGAATACATCATATCTTGCTTAATGGAAAACGtatttaatgtcattgctCTTTTGAAAATAAGCATTTgcaagataaagagaaaatcattAGCCAAATTTATAGACGATATAAGGTCAGATTTTACATTGGACAATTATTactacgaagaagaaaaaatggcgtttattcattataataaatgcaGTCGAAAATTTGTTATTGTCCTATTGGTCGCTTCTTTCGTAGCATCAtcgatgtattattttttctcacttGCTATAAACATAGAAataggtatacatatacactttCCTATattaaatacacacatacacaagtaattgattgttaatattacttaaaAACATTTGATTCTAAAAACcttgttttattattcattctttattataagtttattttttatacaattgattattattttataattatttttgtatatattttctcactTCCtattaacaaagaaataagTGTGCGTGGTgcgtgtgtgagtgtgtgcgcctgcgtgcgtgtatgtgtgtgtgtgtacacgcatacatatatataaaaataataacatattattgatattatttaagaacTTATGGCCTAGcttgtattattattcatattttattattatagttattatctcataattaatacatacgttgttattattattattattattattattaacgttattaacattactatcattattattattattattattattattattattattattattattattactattattattattattattatcatataaaattgattattttcgaaaatataacatttttcttttttgtaagaaTTAATCGTAgtcagaaatatttcttttttttaaattaaataatatttaattaatatcacttTTTTTGGTATTATATTACAGTGTTAACAAACTCATCATATGGATATCGATTACCATACAGAGTTTGGTTATTAATCGAACCAACGAACGTAGTAACCTATGTCTgtctttgtttttatcaatttttaattatacctaCTATCGTGTTTGGTTACATTGGTACGGATTGTCTTTTTGTTAGTTTGGTACTTCACGTAAGTGGATTGTTTTCTGCACTTTCATACGAAGTCAAATATGTATTGAACGATTCGTGTGATCGTGAAAAACATTTGAAACAACTGATTATTAAACACGTACGTTTAATAAGGTGAGAAATaagtatgattaatattattcatttattttaaattacattaatacatatgtatatgtataaaatataaattatttaaaattaattattttttgatataatttatattaattaatttatttaaatattaaatattaaatattaaaaaaaatattaattaa
It contains:
- the LOC124432624 gene encoding odorant receptor 13a-like, with protein sequence MLLGMLKRTKTEFTWTVEEEISSQSFTSHPDKLIYFDSMQEVDFGNTVKALDLTEHAMRFVGTWPPKSFQPIFLFFLIYLTVHCTSAIIDIAVNISDMEYIISCLMENVFNVIALLKISICKIKRKSLAKFIDDIRSDFTLDNYYYEEEKMAFIHYNKCSRKFVIVLLVASFVASSMYYFFSLAINIEIVLTNSSYGYRLPYRVWLLIEPTNVVTYVCLCFYQFLIIPTIVFGYIGTDCLFVSLVLHVSGLFSALSYEVKYVLNDSCDREKHLKQLIIKHVRLIRLSESLEEDFNLIILLQLIGTILQFCIVGYDALVRSVDGDMAMLLSFLFIGSAVAGVLLIYCYIGECLIKESSILGDALYLCEWYNISKEEKKLMHICMLRSTKEMRLTSGKFFVLSLTTFTDVLKTSMAYFSVLRTFI